From the Cryptosporangium aurantiacum genome, one window contains:
- a CDS encoding SUMF1/EgtB/PvdO family nonheme iron enzyme — MVWVPGGAFRMGSDDHYPEEAPARVVEVDGLWVCRTTVTNAAFAAFVAATGYRTVAERPLDPADFPGAPAENLVPGSMVFVGTPGPVDLRHLSQWWAWVPGASWRHPEGPRSDLHGRADHPVVHVAYEDADAYATWAGLVLPTEAQWEHAARGGIDGATYTWGADPETPDERRANYWHGDFPWRAEKGYGRTAPVATFPPNGYGLADMAGNVWEWTQDWYVERRWADLSPCCLPRDPRGGSAEQSYDPAQPQIRIPRKVLKGGSFLCADSYCLRYRPAARRPHMVDTGMSHIGFRCVAPPQR, encoded by the coding sequence ATGGTCTGGGTTCCCGGGGGCGCGTTCCGGATGGGATCCGACGACCATTACCCCGAGGAGGCGCCGGCCCGGGTGGTGGAGGTCGACGGCCTCTGGGTGTGCCGGACCACGGTGACGAACGCGGCGTTCGCGGCGTTCGTCGCCGCGACCGGCTACCGGACCGTCGCCGAACGTCCGCTGGATCCGGCCGACTTCCCCGGCGCCCCGGCCGAGAACCTGGTGCCCGGCTCGATGGTTTTTGTCGGGACGCCGGGCCCCGTCGACCTGCGTCATCTCAGCCAGTGGTGGGCCTGGGTGCCGGGCGCCTCCTGGCGCCACCCGGAGGGGCCGCGCAGCGACCTGCACGGTCGCGCCGACCATCCGGTGGTGCACGTCGCCTACGAGGACGCCGACGCGTACGCGACCTGGGCCGGGCTCGTGCTGCCCACCGAGGCCCAGTGGGAGCATGCGGCCCGGGGAGGCATCGACGGCGCGACCTACACCTGGGGAGCCGATCCGGAGACGCCGGACGAGCGCCGGGCCAACTACTGGCACGGCGACTTCCCCTGGCGGGCCGAGAAAGGGTACGGCCGCACCGCGCCGGTCGCCACGTTCCCACCCAACGGCTACGGCCTGGCCGACATGGCGGGCAACGTCTGGGAGTGGACCCAGGATTGGTACGTCGAACGCCGCTGGGCCGACCTCTCGCCCTGCTGCCTTCCCCGCGACCCACGCGGCGGATCGGCCGAGCAGAGCTACGACCCCGCCCAGCCGCAGATCCGCATCCCGCGCAAGGTCCTGAAGGGTGGCTCGTTTCTCTGCGCGGACAGCTACTGCCTCCGATACCGGCCCGCCGCGCGACGGCCGCACATGGTTGACACCGGCATGAGTCACATCGGCTTCCGCTGCGTCGCCCCGCCTCAGCGATGA
- a CDS encoding glutamate decarboxylase, translating into MLKHPRETQAVTGDLSVAPIFGLEGKRISRHELPEDELPRDVAYEIIHDELMLDGNARLNLATFVTTWMEPQADRLMAECFDKNMIDKDEYPQTAELETRCVNMLSRLWHAPDAALATGCSTTGSSEAAMLGGLALKRRWQHRRAAAGQPADRPNLVMGINVQVCWEKFANYWDVEMRLVPMDGDRFHLSAEEAVKLCDENTIGVVAILGSTFDGSYEPVQEICAALDAFQADTGIDVAVHVDGASGAFVAPFVDPELVWDFRLPRVTSINASGHKYGLVYPGVGWIVWRDAEALPEDLVFWVNYLGDNMPTFALNFSRPGAQVVAQYYNFLRLGFRGYQRVHGYAREVATRLSGEIAKLGPFELITRGDELPVFAFTLRADVTNYTVFDVSAALRERGWLVPAYTFPKNREDLAALRVVVRRGFTHDLADMLIADIKRQLPSLQKRTAPINDADAAGFHH; encoded by the coding sequence ATGCTGAAGCATCCCCGGGAAACGCAGGCGGTGACCGGCGACCTCTCCGTGGCGCCGATCTTCGGCCTGGAGGGCAAACGAATCAGCCGGCACGAGCTGCCGGAGGACGAGCTTCCCCGCGATGTCGCCTACGAGATCATCCACGACGAGTTGATGCTCGACGGCAACGCGCGGCTGAACCTGGCCACGTTCGTCACCACCTGGATGGAGCCGCAGGCCGACAGGTTGATGGCCGAGTGCTTCGACAAGAACATGATCGACAAGGACGAATATCCGCAGACGGCGGAGCTCGAGACTCGATGTGTGAACATGCTCAGCCGGCTCTGGCACGCCCCGGACGCCGCACTCGCCACCGGCTGCTCGACGACCGGGTCGAGCGAAGCGGCGATGCTCGGCGGCCTCGCGCTCAAGCGTCGCTGGCAGCACCGGCGAGCCGCCGCGGGACAGCCTGCCGACCGGCCGAACCTGGTGATGGGCATCAACGTCCAGGTCTGCTGGGAGAAGTTCGCCAACTACTGGGACGTCGAGATGCGTCTGGTTCCCATGGACGGCGACCGATTCCACCTCTCCGCGGAAGAAGCCGTGAAGCTGTGTGACGAGAACACGATCGGCGTGGTGGCCATCCTCGGATCGACGTTTGACGGGTCTTACGAGCCGGTGCAGGAGATCTGCGCCGCGCTCGACGCGTTCCAGGCGGACACCGGGATCGACGTCGCGGTCCATGTCGACGGCGCCTCCGGGGCTTTCGTCGCGCCGTTCGTCGACCCCGAGCTGGTCTGGGATTTCCGGCTGCCGCGGGTGACATCGATCAACGCGTCGGGACACAAGTACGGCCTGGTCTATCCGGGCGTCGGCTGGATCGTCTGGCGGGACGCCGAGGCCCTGCCCGAGGACCTGGTCTTCTGGGTCAACTATCTCGGCGACAACATGCCCACGTTCGCGCTGAACTTCTCCCGGCCCGGCGCGCAGGTCGTGGCGCAGTACTACAACTTCCTGCGCCTAGGATTCCGCGGATACCAGCGCGTGCACGGCTACGCCAGGGAGGTCGCGACCCGGCTATCCGGCGAGATCGCGAAGCTGGGCCCGTTCGAGCTGATCACCAGAGGCGACGAACTACCGGTGTTCGCCTTCACGCTGCGCGCCGACGTCACCAACTACACAGTGTTCGATGTCTCCGCCGCGCTGCGGGAACGCGGTTGGCTGGTGCCCGCCTACACGTTCCCCAAGAACCGAGAGGACCTCGCTGCCCTGCGGGTCGTCGTCCGACGCGGCTTCACCCACGACCTGGCCGACATGCTGATCGCCGACATCAAGCGGCAACTGCCGAGCCTGCAGAAGCGAACAGCACCGATCAACGACGCCGACGCCGCCGGCTTCCACCACTGA
- a CDS encoding acyltransferase family protein, with protein sequence MSADAASAADEGAVAVEAPPAVEVEAAVEGPLDTARSSVAEGQLFSRPKAGGVHAGHRYNPGLDGIRAISVIAILLYHGGVTFLPGGFLGVDIFFVLSGYLITSLLLLEHDRTQTLHLKNFWIRRARRLLPALVLMVAGVLVLFPMLDVEWPQSTRGDALAVLFYVSNWWFVLRGESYAQAFEDPSPFQHTWSLAIEEQWYLLLPLALLVLFRSPGGRRVLGWLLAIAALASAGLMAALQSTSDGSRAYYGTDTRLQGLLVGAAFACFAVSPMGRKLLDNAVVAVLGWIGLAGLLVAFVLAAQADPRMYQGGFLLLSVASVLVVASVVGTSKLSPNVLLSWQPLVVVGVLSYGIYLWHWPVYLVLSPERTGIDGVPLLIVRIAFTALVSIASFVIVERPLRIGAPPNSLASPQVAGPIAAAALVAALVGVAVPGVAGIKEESADSVDSLAAVAADRTQGGTGANKILLVGDSNALSLFAAVRDDPGPDVNLSIATRFGCGVVPYTASVEGKPLSPEQPLCTDWAAVREMEIEAAAPSVGVLFAGSWEQYDRWIGGRTVPYTSDAWLEATTADYVQVLREILKYAPRAVVVLNHCHQVPDTGLPAATMFAAGRYPPVLNDAKRVAATNEAAKKAAATLGNKVAVIDPNPFLCKSGYTSELNGVTLRTDGLHLTTAGGKLVWGWLRPQLTATR encoded by the coding sequence GTGTCCGCTGACGCCGCCTCGGCCGCCGACGAAGGAGCAGTCGCCGTCGAGGCCCCACCTGCGGTCGAGGTGGAGGCCGCGGTAGAGGGGCCACTGGACACCGCACGAAGCTCCGTCGCCGAAGGCCAGCTGTTCAGCCGCCCCAAGGCGGGCGGTGTCCACGCCGGACACCGCTACAACCCCGGCCTGGACGGGATCCGCGCGATCTCGGTGATCGCGATCCTGCTGTACCACGGCGGAGTCACGTTCCTCCCCGGCGGCTTCCTCGGCGTCGACATCTTCTTCGTGCTCTCCGGCTACCTGATCACGTCGCTGCTCCTGCTGGAACACGACCGCACGCAGACGCTGCACCTGAAGAACTTCTGGATCCGCCGGGCACGGCGTCTGCTCCCGGCGCTGGTCCTGATGGTCGCCGGCGTGCTCGTGCTCTTCCCGATGCTCGACGTCGAGTGGCCACAAAGCACTCGCGGTGACGCGCTCGCGGTGCTGTTCTACGTCTCGAACTGGTGGTTCGTGCTGCGCGGCGAGTCCTACGCGCAGGCGTTCGAGGACCCGTCCCCGTTCCAGCACACCTGGTCGCTCGCGATCGAGGAGCAGTGGTACCTGCTGCTGCCGCTCGCCCTTCTCGTGCTGTTCCGTTCGCCGGGCGGGCGGCGGGTGCTTGGCTGGCTGCTGGCGATCGCGGCGCTCGCCTCGGCGGGTCTGATGGCGGCGCTCCAGTCCACCTCGGACGGATCGCGGGCCTACTACGGCACCGACACGCGCCTGCAGGGGTTGCTGGTGGGTGCCGCGTTCGCGTGCTTCGCGGTGTCACCGATGGGGCGAAAGCTGCTCGACAACGCGGTCGTCGCGGTGCTCGGCTGGATCGGCTTGGCCGGGCTCCTCGTCGCGTTCGTGCTGGCCGCGCAGGCCGACCCACGGATGTACCAGGGCGGGTTCCTGCTGCTCTCGGTGGCATCCGTACTCGTCGTGGCGTCCGTCGTCGGCACCAGCAAGCTCTCACCGAACGTCCTGCTGAGTTGGCAGCCGTTGGTCGTCGTCGGCGTGCTCTCCTACGGGATCTACCTCTGGCACTGGCCGGTCTACTTGGTACTGAGCCCGGAGCGCACCGGCATCGACGGCGTCCCGCTGCTGATCGTGCGGATCGCGTTCACCGCGCTGGTGTCGATCGCGTCGTTCGTCATCGTCGAGCGTCCACTGCGGATTGGCGCGCCACCGAACTCGCTGGCATCGCCGCAGGTGGCCGGGCCGATCGCGGCGGCTGCGCTGGTTGCGGCGCTGGTCGGCGTCGCCGTGCCGGGCGTCGCAGGCATCAAGGAGGAGTCGGCTGACTCGGTCGACTCGCTGGCCGCGGTAGCGGCCGACCGGACGCAGGGCGGGACCGGCGCGAACAAGATCCTGCTGGTGGGGGACTCGAACGCGTTGAGCCTGTTCGCGGCGGTGCGGGACGATCCGGGGCCGGACGTGAACCTGAGCATCGCCACCCGGTTCGGGTGTGGTGTCGTGCCGTACACCGCGTCGGTGGAAGGCAAGCCGCTCTCACCCGAGCAACCGCTGTGCACTGACTGGGCCGCGGTCCGGGAGATGGAGATCGAGGCGGCGGCGCCGTCGGTCGGGGTGCTGTTCGCGGGTTCGTGGGAGCAGTACGACCGGTGGATCGGCGGGCGGACGGTGCCGTACACGTCCGACGCGTGGCTGGAAGCGACCACGGCGGACTACGTCCAGGTGCTGCGGGAGATCCTGAAGTACGCACCGCGCGCCGTGGTCGTGCTGAACCACTGCCACCAGGTACCGGACACCGGGCTACCGGCCGCGACGATGTTCGCCGCCGGCCGGTACCCCCCGGTGCTGAACGACGCCAAGCGCGTGGCGGCCACGAACGAAGCCGCGAAGAAGGCCGCGGCGACGCTGGGGAACAAGGTCGCGGTGATCGACCCGAACCCGTTCCTGTGCAAGTCCGGCTACACGAGCGAGCTGAACGGCGTCACGCTCCGCACCGACGGCCTCCACCTGACCACCGCAGGCGGCAAACTCGTCTGGGGTTGGTTGCGTCCGCAGCTGACCGCCACCCGCTGA